In Bradyrhizobium sp. CCBAU 051011, the following are encoded in one genomic region:
- the lptF gene encoding LPS export ABC transporter permease LptF — protein MGSIDRYIFRTTLASFALVLVSLTGVIWITQALRGIDLMTSQGQTIITFLGITGLVIPALVLIIAPIALMIAISHTLNKLATDSEIIVMNAAGFSPFRLFRPFFYATCVVALIVAFIGSYLAPDGMRRIKQWDAEITADVLTNILQPGRFAQLDPNLTIRIRERQPGGVLAGIFVDDRRDPKERITIIADHGTVLKNESGSYLVLEDGNLERFEAGKRDPALVAFGRYAFDMSKFSNRGRDITFGIRERYLWELISPSEDDPVFKQLSGQFRAELHDRILAPVYPFAFAVLTFAFLGTPRTTRQSRNFSIGGSILAVFGLRMAGFACSVMAVKTPVMALVQYSMLFAAIAIGLWMIVGGVVVEPPAALMEAINRSNARLARLFGRPATA, from the coding sequence ATGGGGTCGATCGACAGGTACATTTTCCGCACGACGCTCGCGTCGTTTGCGCTGGTCCTGGTCAGCCTCACCGGCGTGATCTGGATTACGCAGGCGTTGCGCGGCATCGACCTGATGACGAGCCAGGGCCAGACCATCATCACCTTCCTCGGCATCACCGGCCTCGTGATCCCGGCGCTGGTTTTGATCATCGCGCCGATCGCGCTGATGATCGCGATCTCGCACACGCTGAACAAGCTCGCCACCGATTCCGAAATCATCGTGATGAACGCCGCCGGCTTCTCGCCATTCCGGCTGTTCCGGCCGTTTTTCTACGCCACCTGCGTGGTGGCCCTGATCGTTGCCTTCATCGGCTCCTATCTCGCCCCCGACGGCATGCGCCGGATCAAGCAATGGGACGCCGAAATCACCGCCGACGTGCTGACCAACATCCTGCAGCCCGGACGTTTCGCCCAGCTCGATCCGAACCTGACGATTCGCATCCGGGAGCGGCAGCCGGGCGGCGTGCTCGCCGGCATCTTCGTCGATGACCGCCGCGATCCCAAGGAGCGCATCACCATCATCGCCGACCACGGCACGGTGCTGAAGAACGAGAGCGGCTCCTATCTGGTGCTGGAGGACGGCAACCTCGAACGTTTCGAGGCGGGAAAGCGCGATCCGGCGCTGGTGGCATTCGGCCGCTACGCCTTCGACATGTCGAAATTCTCCAATCGGGGCCGCGACATCACATTCGGAATTCGCGAACGCTATCTCTGGGAACTGATCTCGCCCTCGGAGGACGATCCGGTATTCAAGCAACTGTCCGGGCAGTTTCGCGCCGAGTTGCATGACCGCATACTGGCCCCGGTCTATCCCTTCGCATTCGCCGTCCTGACCTTTGCCTTCCTCGGCACGCCACGCACGACGCGGCAGAGCCGCAATTTTTCGATCGGCGGATCCATCCTGGCGGTGTTCGGCCTGCGCATGGCGGGATTTGCCTGCTCGGTCATGGCGGTGAAGACGCCGGTCATGGCGCTCGTCCAGTATTCGATGCTGTTCGCCGCCATCGCCATCGGGCTGTGGATGATCGTCGGCGGCGTCGTGGTGGAGCCGCCGGCTGCGCTGATGGAGGCCATCAACAGGTCGAACGCACGCCTCGCGCGGCTCTTCGGACGGCCGGCCACCGCATGA
- a CDS encoding leucyl aminopeptidase yields the protein MSDAVKVGFVAFSTAPRGVLVVFCDDALKFGEATRKALGKASDTVKRAAAANQFKGKSGSTLDIPAPEGIKAERLIVVGVGKAADIKEKDFLKFGGVTAGKLNAASEAVTVIAELPEGAMQADSAAAIASGLRLRAYKFDRYKTKKKDGENGEIRADVSIAVEDVAAARKALAPASHVVDGVIIARELVNEPPNVLYPVEFARRASQLKKLGVDVEVLDVKEMKKLGMGALLGVAQGSTQPGRTVIMRWNGGKKGDQPVAFVGKGVCFDTGGISIKGAASMEDMKGDMGGAACVVGLMHALAARKAKVNAVGAIGLVENMPDGNAQRPGDIVTSMSGQTIEIINTDAEGRLVLADVLWYVAKKFKPKFMVDLATLTGAIMVALGTEYAGMFSNNDELADRLSKIGTETGERVWRMPLGPEYDKQIDSQFADMKNTGGRHGGSITAAQFLQRFVDNTPWAHLDVAGTAMGAPKTDINHSWGSGYGVRLLDRLVAEYYEATK from the coding sequence ATGTCCGACGCCGTCAAGGTCGGCTTTGTCGCCTTTTCCACAGCCCCCCGCGGCGTTCTCGTGGTGTTTTGCGACGACGCATTGAAGTTCGGCGAGGCGACGCGGAAGGCGCTGGGGAAGGCATCCGATACGGTCAAACGGGCGGCGGCGGCCAACCAGTTCAAGGGCAAGAGCGGCTCGACGCTCGATATCCCGGCGCCGGAGGGAATCAAGGCGGAGCGCCTGATCGTCGTCGGCGTCGGCAAGGCGGCCGATATCAAGGAGAAGGATTTTCTCAAATTCGGCGGGGTGACGGCGGGCAAGCTCAATGCCGCCAGCGAAGCGGTCACCGTGATTGCCGAACTCCCTGAGGGGGCGATGCAGGCCGATTCTGCCGCCGCGATCGCATCGGGCCTCCGGCTGCGCGCGTATAAGTTCGACCGCTACAAGACCAAGAAGAAGGACGGCGAGAACGGAGAGATTCGCGCCGACGTTTCGATTGCGGTCGAGGATGTCGCCGCCGCGCGCAAGGCGCTTGCGCCCGCGTCCCATGTCGTGGACGGCGTGATCATCGCCCGCGAACTCGTCAACGAGCCGCCGAACGTGTTGTACCCGGTGGAATTCGCGCGCCGTGCGAGCCAGCTCAAGAAACTCGGCGTCGATGTTGAGGTGCTCGACGTCAAGGAGATGAAGAAGCTCGGCATGGGCGCCTTGCTCGGCGTCGCGCAGGGCTCGACCCAGCCCGGCCGCACCGTGATCATGCGCTGGAACGGCGGCAAGAAGGGCGATCAGCCGGTCGCTTTCGTCGGCAAGGGCGTATGTTTCGATACCGGCGGCATTTCCATCAAGGGCGCCGCCAGCATGGAGGACATGAAGGGCGACATGGGCGGGGCGGCCTGCGTGGTCGGGCTGATGCATGCGCTGGCCGCGCGCAAGGCGAAGGTCAACGCGGTCGGCGCAATCGGCCTGGTCGAGAACATGCCCGACGGCAACGCGCAGCGCCCCGGCGATATCGTCACCTCGATGTCGGGGCAGACCATCGAGATCATTAACACCGACGCCGAAGGCCGGCTCGTGCTGGCCGACGTGCTCTGGTACGTGGCGAAGAAGTTCAAGCCCAAATTCATGGTCGATCTGGCAACGCTCACCGGCGCGATCATGGTCGCGCTCGGAACCGAATACGCCGGCATGTTTTCCAACAACGACGAACTGGCTGACAGGCTCAGCAAGATCGGAACCGAAACCGGCGAACGCGTCTGGCGCATGCCGCTCGGCCCCGAATACGACAAGCAGATCGATTCGCAGTTTGCCGACATGAAGAACACCGGCGGCCGCCACGGCGGTTCGATCACCGCCGCACAATTCCTGCAGCGGTTCGTCGACAACACGCCGTGGGCGCATCTCGACGTCGCGGGAACCGCGATGGGCGCGCCGAAAACCGATATCAACCACAGTTGGGGATCCGGCTATGGCGTTCGCCTGTTGGATCGGCTGGTAGCGGAATATTACGAAGCCACGAAGTAA
- a CDS encoding DNA polymerase III subunit chi, producing the protein MTEVLFYHLQGMSLESVLPPLLEKSLERGWRVVVQSTSPERTEALDAHLWTYSDDSFLPHATWRAGDAQDQPIILSIEDGNPNQANVRFLIDNAALPADCDSYERVVLVFNGDDADALTAARGAWADCKARGFEVTYWQADERGRWQRRQ; encoded by the coding sequence ATGACGGAAGTCCTGTTCTATCATTTGCAGGGCATGTCGCTCGAAAGCGTATTGCCGCCGCTGTTGGAGAAATCGCTCGAGCGCGGCTGGCGCGTGGTCGTGCAATCGACTTCGCCCGAACGCACCGAGGCGCTCGACGCGCACTTATGGACCTACAGCGACGATTCGTTCCTGCCGCACGCGACATGGCGTGCGGGCGATGCGCAGGACCAGCCGATCATCCTCTCGATTGAGGACGGCAATCCGAACCAGGCCAATGTCAGGTTCCTGATCGACAACGCGGCGCTGCCGGCCGATTGCGACAGCTACGAACGGGTGGTGCTGGTGTTCAACGGCGACGATGCCGACGCGCTGACCGCAGCGCGCGGTGCCTGGGCCGATTGCAAGGCGAGGGGTTTCGAGGTGACGTATTGGCAGGCCGATGAGCGGGGCCGCTGGCAGCGGCGGCAATAG
- a CDS encoding ABC-F family ATP-binding cassette domain-containing protein, with product MLSITDISVRIAGRLLIDDSTVQIVPGARVGFVGRNGVGKSTLFHAIRGDLPTESGSITLPPRWRIGSLAQEAPDGPESLINVVLKADLERDALLHEAETATDPHRIAEIQTRLVDIDAHSAPARAAAILSGLGFSAADQTRPCSDFSGGWRMRVALAATLFSAPDLLLLDEPTNYLDLEGTLWLEDHLANYPRTVIVISHDRDLLDTSVDQILHLDRGKLTLYKGTYSSFEEQRAMREMLDAKHAKRQADERKRLQAFVDRFKAKASKARQAQSRVKMLERMKPVTALVTQDVREITFPTPEKMLSPPIIAVDDVSVGYDPEKPVLHRVTLRVDTDDRIALLGSNGNGKSTLVKLLAGKLQPFSGRVTRAEKLSVGYFAQHQVDELNLDASPYDHVRRLMADAPETKVRGRTGAIGFSGKAGDTLVKSLSGGEKARLLLGLATFFAPNMIILDEPTNHLDIDSRAALAEAINDFPGAVIMVSHDRYLIEACADQLWVVANQTVTSYDGDLDDYRRLVLSIGDTRNGSRERSKETAKSERARSERRTPVKQRIAEAEAEIERINGIIAKIDTALALPDIFTRDPKQAAQLSKARAGAESALRRAEEAWLEASSEFDEAAG from the coding sequence ATGCTTTCCATCACGGATATTTCGGTCCGGATTGCCGGGCGGCTCCTGATCGACGATAGCACGGTGCAGATCGTGCCCGGCGCGCGCGTCGGCTTCGTCGGCCGCAACGGCGTCGGCAAATCGACGCTGTTTCATGCGATTCGCGGCGACCTCCCAACCGAGTCCGGTAGCATTACCCTACCGCCGCGGTGGCGCATTGGCAGCCTGGCGCAGGAAGCGCCTGATGGACCGGAGAGCCTCATCAATGTCGTGCTGAAGGCGGACCTGGAGCGCGACGCGCTGCTCCACGAAGCGGAAACCGCCACCGATCCACACCGGATCGCTGAAATCCAGACCCGCCTTGTGGACATCGACGCGCACTCGGCGCCGGCGCGCGCCGCGGCGATCCTGAGCGGCCTCGGATTTTCCGCTGCGGACCAGACGCGGCCGTGTTCGGATTTCTCCGGCGGCTGGCGCATGCGGGTGGCGCTGGCGGCGACGCTGTTTTCCGCGCCCGATCTGTTGCTGCTGGACGAGCCGACCAACTATCTCGATCTCGAAGGCACGCTGTGGCTGGAAGACCATCTGGCGAACTATCCACGCACCGTCATCGTCATCAGTCATGACCGCGACCTGCTCGATACCTCGGTCGACCAGATCCTCCACCTCGATCGCGGCAAGCTGACGCTCTACAAGGGAACCTATTCCTCGTTCGAGGAACAGCGCGCCATGCGCGAAATGCTGGACGCCAAGCATGCCAAGCGCCAGGCCGACGAGCGCAAGCGGCTACAGGCCTTCGTCGACCGCTTCAAGGCGAAGGCTTCCAAGGCGCGCCAGGCACAATCCCGCGTGAAAATGCTGGAACGGATGAAGCCGGTCACGGCGCTGGTGACCCAGGACGTGCGCGAAATCACGTTCCCGACGCCAGAGAAAATGCTGTCGCCGCCGATCATCGCCGTCGATGACGTCTCGGTCGGCTACGATCCGGAAAAGCCGGTGCTCCATCGCGTGACGCTGCGCGTCGATACCGACGACCGCATCGCCCTGCTCGGCTCCAACGGCAACGGCAAATCGACGCTGGTCAAGCTGCTGGCGGGCAAGCTGCAGCCTTTTTCCGGCCGGGTCACGCGCGCGGAAAAACTCTCGGTCGGCTATTTCGCGCAGCATCAGGTCGACGAACTCAACCTCGATGCATCGCCCTACGATCACGTCCGCAGGCTGATGGCGGACGCGCCCGAAACCAAGGTGCGCGGCCGCACCGGCGCGATCGGGTTTTCCGGCAAGGCCGGTGACACGCTGGTCAAGAGTCTTTCGGGCGGCGAGAAGGCGCGGCTGTTGCTCGGGCTCGCCACCTTCTTCGCCCCGAACATGATCATCCTCGACGAGCCGACCAACCATCTCGACATCGACAGCCGCGCGGCGCTCGCCGAGGCGATCAACGACTTTCCCGGCGCCGTCATCATGGTCTCGCACGACCGCTATCTGATCGAAGCCTGCGCCGACCAATTGTGGGTCGTCGCCAATCAGACCGTGACGAGTTACGACGGTGACCTCGACGATTACCGGCGACTGGTGTTGTCGATCGGCGATACGCGCAACGGTTCGCGCGAGCGATCCAAAGAGACCGCAAAGTCCGAGCGCGCCAGAAGCGAGAGACGAACGCCGGTGAAGCAGCGGATCGCCGAAGCCGAGGCCGAAATCGAGCGCATCAACGGCATCATCGCCAAGATCGACACTGCCCTCGCCTTGCCGGATATCTTTACGCGCGATCCCAAGCAGGCCGCACAACTAAGCAAGGCCCGCGCCGGCGCCGAAAGCGCGCTGCGGCGCGCCGAGGAAGCTTGGCTGGAAGCCAGTTCGGAATTCGACGAAGCGGCGGGTTGA
- a CDS encoding sulfur globule protein precursor produces the protein MLRKLLLVAAAAASLGAAALAPTAASAGGWHHGGWHHHHHHGWGGPRVFIGGPAYYAGGYGGCYVRRLVPTPWGPRWRLVNRCY, from the coding sequence ATGTTACGCAAACTCTTGCTCGTTGCAGCGGCCGCGGCGTCGCTGGGTGCAGCCGCGCTGGCGCCGACAGCGGCATCGGCCGGCGGCTGGCACCATGGCGGCTGGCATCATCATCATCATCACGGTTGGGGTGGCCCCCGCGTCTTCATCGGCGGCCCGGCCTATTACGCCGGCGGCTATGGCGGCTGTTACGTGCGGCGTCTGGTTCCGACCCCCTGGGGCCCGCGCTGGCGGCTGGTGAACCGCTGCTACTGA
- the ndk gene encoding nucleoside-diphosphate kinase, producing the protein MAIERTFSIIKPDATARNLTGAVNALIEKAGLRIVAQKRIRMTRDQAETFYAVHKARPFFGELVDFMTSGPVVVQVLEGEGAIAKYRDVMGATDPSKAADGTIRKVHAKSIGENSVHGSDAPETAAIEIAQFFSGNEIVG; encoded by the coding sequence ATGGCGATTGAACGCACTTTCTCGATCATCAAACCGGACGCGACCGCGCGCAATCTGACCGGCGCGGTCAACGCGCTGATCGAGAAGGCTGGCCTGCGGATCGTCGCCCAGAAGCGCATTCGCATGACCCGCGACCAGGCGGAAACCTTCTATGCCGTCCACAAGGCGCGTCCGTTCTTCGGCGAACTGGTCGACTTCATGACCTCGGGGCCGGTCGTGGTGCAGGTGCTGGAAGGCGAGGGCGCCATCGCCAAATACCGCGACGTGATGGGAGCCACCGATCCGTCGAAGGCGGCGGACGGCACGATCCGCAAGGTCCATGCGAAATCGATCGGCGAGAACTCGGTGCATGGTTCGGACGCGCCGGAGACCGCCGCGATCGAAATCGCGCAGTTCTTTTCCGGCAACGAAATCGTCGGCTGA
- a CDS encoding TerC family protein: MNWLWQIFDPATISAFFTQFNAEMQTPAFWVALGKIMWINILLSGDNALVIAMACRSLPPRQKFWGMILGAGVAVLLRIIFTGIVVTLMGLPFLKLVGGLALLFIAAKLLVPEHEGEGDVDAAAHLWAAVQIVAIADIVMSLDNVIAVAAAANGSIPLLVIGLAISVPLIVAGAALIMALLSRLPALVWAGAALLGWIAGEVMATDPVIQPSMHAFFNGPVGVGLDGVLKSIGIGPQFTNGGHGGEIVLGLVGIAVVLVVGSIWRKRKLEGAAEHSAAA; encoded by the coding sequence GTGAACTGGCTGTGGCAAATCTTCGATCCTGCGACGATCTCGGCATTCTTCACCCAGTTCAATGCCGAGATGCAGACGCCGGCCTTCTGGGTCGCGCTCGGCAAGATCATGTGGATCAACATCCTGCTGTCGGGTGACAACGCGCTTGTCATCGCGATGGCGTGCCGCAGCCTGCCGCCACGCCAGAAGTTCTGGGGCATGATCCTCGGCGCCGGCGTCGCCGTTCTCTTGCGCATCATCTTCACCGGCATCGTCGTCACCTTGATGGGGCTGCCGTTCCTCAAGCTGGTCGGCGGTCTGGCGCTGCTCTTCATCGCAGCGAAGCTGCTGGTGCCTGAACACGAGGGCGAGGGCGATGTCGACGCGGCGGCGCATCTATGGGCGGCCGTGCAGATCGTGGCGATTGCCGACATCGTCATGAGCCTCGACAACGTCATCGCGGTCGCCGCCGCCGCCAATGGCAGCATTCCGCTGCTGGTCATCGGGCTTGCGATCAGCGTTCCCTTGATCGTCGCAGGCGCAGCGTTGATCATGGCGCTGCTCTCGCGTCTGCCCGCTTTGGTATGGGCCGGCGCCGCCTTGCTTGGCTGGATCGCGGGCGAGGTGATGGCGACCGACCCTGTCATCCAGCCGTCGATGCACGCGTTCTTCAACGGCCCGGTCGGTGTCGGACTCGATGGCGTGCTCAAATCGATCGGCATCGGGCCGCAGTTCACCAATGGCGGACACGGCGGCGAGATCGTGCTCGGGCTCGTCGGCATCGCCGTCGTGCTGGTCGTGGGATCGATCTGGCGCAAGCGCAAGCTCGAGGGTGCGGCCGAGCATTCTGCTGCGGCATAA
- a CDS encoding xanthine dehydrogenase family protein molybdopterin-binding subunit, whose protein sequence is MTEPLLGRSIDRLEDARFVQGRGRYVADLAAPNALHGVVVRSPHAHARIAAIGAEAARKMPDVAAVLTGAELAADKIGPMPCAVTAIPMTTPLLVPPYHALAQGVVRYVGEPVAFVVAASAEAARDAAEAVVVDYEPLPPVVAIADAISPDAPSIWPEASGNFAFQFNRGEIGPVQTALRDAAHVVECELINNRVVAAPMETRGAIGEFDAASGRLHLTASAAGAHAIRDLLAHGVFRIDREKLRVSIPDVGGGFGMKNVLYPEWVLVLWAARRLGRPVRWIGDRSEDFTGSAHGRDSLIRVRLGLDRDGRLLALETKVFANLGAYVSTVAPAVPTMAMASAMGGVYDIPLIAFETRGVFTNTTPVDAYRGAGKPEANYLIERCIDIAAHQLGMDALKLRRKNIMRRFPYASAMGLNVEQGSFAHAIDHAATAAEGFKARARSSRKQGRLRGLGLACFLETARGQPNEVAKVGFGEDGLIDLKVGTHSSGQGHETTYAQIAADALGLPLDRFRFRQGDTNDLDSGGGHGGARSMHQGGTALLMAAEGLIDNARRLAARLLQAGVDAIQYQAGMLRVAATGQEISLDEVARASFQSAGDDVAPGLAHKATHLCDRYTFPNGCHVAEVEIDPATGEVRLDRYVIFDDYGRLLDPRQTLGQVHGGVVQGIGQALFEQALFDAETGQILSGSLMDYALPRAGDLPAFEGDLTPDFPSRANRLGVKGSGQAGAIAAPATIMNAVMNALAPLGVQHLDMPATPSRIWHAIQTAARSPKARVDAAASAD, encoded by the coding sequence ATGACCGAACCGTTATTGGGGCGCAGCATCGACCGCCTTGAAGACGCGCGCTTCGTGCAGGGGCGCGGGCGCTATGTCGCCGATCTCGCGGCGCCAAATGCACTTCATGGCGTCGTCGTTCGCTCGCCGCACGCCCATGCCCGCATCGCCGCGATCGGCGCCGAGGCGGCGCGGAAGATGCCGGACGTTGCCGCCGTGCTGACGGGGGCCGAACTGGCCGCCGACAAGATCGGCCCAATGCCGTGCGCGGTGACGGCCATCCCGATGACGACGCCGCTGTTGGTGCCGCCCTATCACGCGCTCGCGCAGGGCGTCGTTCGCTACGTCGGCGAGCCGGTTGCGTTCGTGGTCGCGGCAAGCGCGGAAGCCGCGCGCGATGCCGCCGAGGCCGTGGTCGTCGATTATGAGCCGCTGCCGCCGGTCGTCGCGATCGCAGATGCCATCTCGCCGGACGCGCCGTCGATCTGGCCGGAGGCAAGCGGCAATTTCGCGTTCCAGTTCAACCGTGGCGAGATCGGCCCGGTGCAAACGGCGCTCCGCGACGCCGCCCACGTCGTCGAATGCGAACTGATCAACAACCGCGTCGTCGCTGCGCCGATGGAGACACGCGGCGCGATCGGGGAATTCGACGCCGCGAGCGGCCGGCTGCATCTGACCGCCTCGGCCGCCGGCGCACATGCGATCCGCGACCTGCTTGCCCACGGTGTCTTTCGCATCGATAGAGAAAAGCTTCGCGTCAGCATTCCCGACGTCGGCGGCGGCTTCGGCATGAAGAACGTGCTCTATCCGGAATGGGTGCTGGTGCTGTGGGCGGCGCGTCGCCTCGGCCGTCCCGTCAGGTGGATCGGCGACCGCAGCGAGGATTTCACCGGCTCTGCACATGGCCGCGACAGCCTGATCCGCGTTCGCCTTGGGCTTGATCGCGACGGCCGCTTGCTGGCACTCGAGACAAAAGTGTTCGCCAATCTCGGCGCCTATGTCTCCACGGTTGCGCCGGCCGTGCCGACCATGGCGATGGCAAGCGCGATGGGCGGAGTCTACGACATTCCGCTGATCGCATTCGAGACCAGGGGCGTGTTCACCAACACGACGCCGGTCGACGCCTATCGCGGCGCCGGCAAGCCGGAGGCGAACTATCTGATCGAGCGCTGCATCGACATCGCAGCTCACCAGCTCGGGATGGATGCGCTGAAGCTGCGGCGCAAGAACATCATGCGGCGTTTTCCTTACGCGAGCGCGATGGGACTTAACGTCGAGCAGGGCAGCTTTGCCCACGCGATCGATCACGCGGCCACGGCTGCGGAGGGCTTCAAGGCGCGCGCGAGAAGTTCGCGCAAGCAGGGGCGGCTGCGCGGTCTTGGGCTTGCCTGCTTTCTTGAAACGGCGCGCGGCCAGCCCAATGAAGTGGCGAAGGTAGGTTTTGGCGAGGACGGGCTGATCGACCTGAAAGTTGGCACGCATTCGAGCGGCCAGGGGCACGAGACCACTTACGCCCAGATCGCGGCCGATGCGCTCGGCCTGCCGCTGGATCGCTTCCGGTTTCGCCAGGGCGATACCAACGATCTCGATTCCGGTGGCGGCCATGGCGGGGCGCGCTCGATGCACCAGGGCGGCACGGCGCTGTTGATGGCGGCGGAAGGGTTGATCGACAATGCGCGGCGCCTTGCCGCCCGCCTGCTGCAGGCCGGCGTGGATGCGATTCAATACCAGGCAGGAATGTTGCGCGTGGCCGCGACGGGGCAGGAGATCAGCCTTGACGAGGTGGCGCGCGCCTCCTTTCAGTCGGCCGGCGACGACGTTGCGCCCGGCCTGGCGCACAAGGCGACGCATCTATGCGACCGCTACACCTTTCCCAACGGCTGCCATGTCGCCGAAGTCGAGATCGATCCGGCGACCGGCGAGGTCAGGCTCGATCGTTATGTCATCTTTGATGATTACGGTCGCCTGCTCGATCCGCGCCAGACGCTGGGACAGGTCCATGGCGGCGTCGTACAGGGCATCGGCCAGGCCTTGTTTGAGCAGGCGCTGTTCGATGCCGAGACGGGGCAGATCCTATCGGGCTCGCTGATGGATTATGCGCTGCCGCGCGCCGGCGATCTCCCCGCGTTCGAGGGCGATCTCACGCCTGATTTTCCGAGCCGCGCCAACCGCCTCGGGGTCAAGGGAAGCGGTCAGGCCGGCGCTATCGCAGCACCCGCGACCATCATGAACGCCGTGATGAACGCACTGGCGCCGCTCGGCGTGCAGCATCTCGACATGCCGGCCACGCCCTCCCGCATCTGGCACGCGATCCAGACGGCGGCGCGCTCACCGAAAGCCAGAGTGGATGCGGCCGCGTCGGCGGACTGA
- a CDS encoding DUF892 family protein: MYHHVKKLMFTVRVDEPDPRFGNMLLEQFGGANGELAAAMQYSIQGLNCEDPARKDLLMDIGTEELSHLEVVGCLARMHLKPSKFDRQAAEADPLIAIAGGGGVNLFNSQGNPWTADYLKITGELDVDLRSNIAAEARAKIVYERLINFCDDAGSKDALQFLMTREITHMKAFALALESMSKPAFSIGRIAPTPGLVEQFFNDSTGTGEHGEIDTRGPWNEGNGWVFTESPAIQAGDPGAATAIVTESSPPVDEAGLNELLIDELRDILHAEKQLTKALPKMAEAARFDQLRELFEQHLVETENQIERINECFELLGKTARAKPCKGMMGLVEEGREIMAEGEEKEDAAADLALIGAAQRVEHYEMSGYTTAKNLAQQLRHSAIVALLSKSLAEEENADQLLNQVARSLMSVARMPAAIERV, translated from the coding sequence ATGTACCACCATGTCAAGAAACTGATGTTCACCGTTCGAGTCGACGAACCCGATCCTCGTTTTGGCAACATGCTGCTCGAGCAGTTCGGCGGCGCCAATGGCGAGTTGGCGGCCGCGATGCAATATTCGATACAGGGCCTTAATTGCGAGGATCCCGCCCGCAAGGATCTGTTGATGGACATCGGCACCGAGGAACTAAGCCATCTCGAAGTCGTCGGCTGCCTCGCGCGCATGCACCTCAAGCCTTCCAAGTTCGACCGTCAGGCCGCCGAAGCTGATCCGCTGATCGCCATCGCCGGCGGAGGCGGAGTTAACCTGTTCAACTCGCAAGGCAATCCCTGGACCGCCGATTATCTCAAGATCACCGGGGAGCTGGACGTCGATCTCCGCAGCAACATCGCGGCCGAGGCACGAGCCAAGATCGTCTATGAGCGCCTGATCAATTTCTGCGACGACGCCGGCTCAAAGGATGCCCTGCAATTCCTGATGACGCGTGAAATCACCCATATGAAAGCGTTTGCGCTGGCGCTCGAAAGCATGAGCAAGCCGGCCTTCAGCATCGGACGCATCGCGCCGACGCCCGGCCTTGTCGAGCAGTTCTTCAACGATTCCACAGGAACCGGAGAACACGGCGAGATCGACACGCGTGGCCCCTGGAACGAAGGCAACGGCTGGGTATTCACGGAATCTCCGGCCATCCAGGCTGGCGACCCGGGAGCAGCGACCGCGATCGTCACCGAAAGCTCGCCGCCGGTCGATGAAGCCGGACTCAATGAGCTGCTCATCGACGAATTGCGCGACATCCTGCATGCGGAAAAACAGCTCACCAAGGCATTGCCCAAGATGGCAGAGGCGGCACGGTTCGATCAACTGCGCGAACTGTTCGAGCAGCATCTGGTCGAGACGGAAAATCAGATCGAGCGCATCAACGAGTGCTTCGAGCTGCTCGGCAAGACCGCCCGCGCCAAGCCCTGCAAGGGCATGATGGGTTTGGTCGAGGAAGGCCGGGAGATCATGGCCGAAGGCGAAGAGAAGGAAGATGCCGCCGCCGATCTCGCATTGATCGGCGCCGCGCAACGCGTCGAGCATTACGAGATGTCGGGATATACGACGGCGAAGAATCTGGCCCAGCAATTACGCCACAGCGCCATCGTCGCCTTGCTGTCGAAATCGCTGGCGGAAGAAGAAAACGCCGACCAGCTTCTCAATCAGGTGGCGCGGTCGCTGATGTCGGTCGCCAGGATGCCTGCTGCGATCGAGCGGGTCTAA